In the Mya arenaria isolate MELC-2E11 chromosome 11, ASM2691426v1 genome, one interval contains:
- the LOC128209702 gene encoding uncharacterized protein LOC128209702, translating to MRNMEDLPEFYPSMSLRLSRALSDIGVNSWMVKRRRRTFLMLEVGRTIGEKQEGRDVTTFHFGSQSEGTTTPGLNSDVDELVCFNKINIMASWSEWKFGRINYLMVKEETCSPQHYLLQEIRPDSPEPAINPSNIYSVVDRNGRVLHANIETRDVIKKLSEQFNSPYYSNGPSHSISEMFDFVQAYRSRSLPPECLQWFERPRPSNWPTPELFREVRECGCFLVPDGHFNSLDKDVEWRITPSLIERTLMFSMKTLQLKCYVVLKILKSHFINPCLNNKGKLTSFHCKTALFFAAEGMPPGMWEEDRLMECIVYCLKMLLGWANTGMCPHYIVAGVNLFHGKFTNPQLKNLTEILSNIIENHLSILACIQADDLGNRIVITHIRTVRYSEGCRISTNNSTCRWISVFAHFAMNKDLLEILSMTPDLMPEQMSTFLGLYFQTVCTLSFGLPFPLREICFRYTSKLILSVLASTAASCCIWNGYNVPRNILSLFESSLHTDVASSRLKLASFFFCHNELERAADVLNDVERRYDDSVQAVCGCGRMDPFETKHHKPLCTNSVVDNDDVLLTNNTALCVRYMRQEVFCAPPILRYEMVRGIGVDINHRDRNEQKWMKWAVVDALPYLYYLQYLTFRGLGQRIGRLQAFINLGNCFLDHSFYSQLFHRTTFYNLLGHCLEMERKPEKALQLYRASVEEKPRNNAAHWHIYRLNHGYEI from the exons ATG AGAAATATGGAGGACCTGCCCGAGTTTTACCCGTCTATGTCCCTCCGCCTGTCAAGGGCGTTGAGCGACATAGGGGTCAACAGTTGGATGGTGAAGAGAAGAAGGAGAACTTTTCTAATGCTAGAGGTGGGACGGACAATCGGTGAAAAACAAGAAGGACGTGATGTTACCACTTTCCATTTCGGGAGTCAGTCAGAGGGAACAACAACGCCGGGACTAAACTCCGATGTTGACGAATTAGTTTGctttaacaaaatcaatatcatGGCCTCATGGTCTGAATGGAAGTTCGGGAGGATAAACTACCTGATGGTAAAGGAGGAGACGTGCTCTCCACAACATTATCTTCTACAAGAGATCAGACCAGACTCACCTGAACCTGCCATAAATCCAAGTAATATTTATAGTGTAGTTGACAGAAACGGTCGTGTATTACATGCCAACATAGAAACTAGAgatgtcataaaaaaactttcagAACAATTTAATTCACCTTACTACTCCAATGGCCCATCTCATAGTATTTCTGAAATGTTTGACTTTGTTCAAGCGTATCGGAGCAGGTCACTTCCACCAGAATGTCTCCAGTGGTTTGAACGGCCAAGGCCCAGTAACTGGCCGACACCAGAACTGTTCAGAGAAGTCAGGGAGTGTGGGTGTTTTCTTGTTCCTGATGGACACTTTAACAGCCTTGACAAAGATGTGGAATGGAGAATTACTCCTAGTCTTATTGAAAGGACACTGATGTTCAGCATGAAAACATTACAGCTTAAGTGTTATGTGGTCCTCAAGATTCTCAAATCTCACTTCATCAACCCCTGTTTGAATAATAAAGGAAAATTGACAAGCTTTCACTGCAAAACTGCTCTCTTTTTCGCCGCGGAAGGGATGCCGCCCGGAATGTGGGAGGAAGACCGCCTGATGGAAtgcattgtttattgtttgaaaatgttgctTGGTTGGGCGAACACTGGAATGTGCCCTCACTACATTGTAGCAGGCGTGAATCTTTTCCATGGAAAATTTACCAATCCGCAGTTAAAAAATCTTACTGAGATCCtttcaaatatcattgaaaatcaCTTATCAATACTCGCGTGCATACAGGCAGACGATTTAGGCAACCGGATTGTGATCACACATATCAGAACCGTTCGATACAGTGAAGGATGTCGTATATCAACAAACAATAGTACATGTAGGTGGATTAGTGTTTTCGCTCACTTTGCAATGAATAAGGATCTTCTGGAGATTCTATCTATGACGCCTGATTTGATGCCTGAACAAATGAGTACATTCCTCGGCCTATATTTTCAAACAGTGTGCACACTTTCATTTGGGTTGCCGTTTCCCCTAAGAGAAATATGCTTCCGCTATACTTCGAAACTAATTCTGAGCGTTTTGGCATCCACTGCTGCATCATGTTGCATATGGAATGGTTATAATGTTCCTAGAAATATACTGTCTCTGTTTGAAAGTTCCCTACATACTGACGTGGCCTCATCAAGACTAAAATTGGCTTCTTTTTTCTTCTGTCATAATGAGCTTGAGAGAGCAGCAGACGTGCTGAATGATGTTGAACGTAGATATGACGATAGCGTGCAAGCCGTATGTGGATGTGGTAGAATGGATccttttgaaacaaaacatcacaaaccaCTGTGCACTAATAGTGTTGTCGATAACGATGATGTTCTCTTAACAAATAATACCGCGTTATGTGTTCGCTACATGAGACAGGAAGTCTTCTGTGCACCACCGATATTGCGCTACGAGATGGTGAGGGGAATAGGCGTGGATATCAATCATAGAGATCGTAATGAACAAAAATGGATGAAGTGGGCCGTTGTGGACGCCCTGCCCTACCTCTACTATCTGCAGTACCTGACATTCCGCGGTCTTGGTCAACGAATAGGGCGACTACAAGCATTCATCAACTTAGGAAACTGCTTCCTTGACCACAGCTTTTATTCCCAGCTCTTCCATCGAACgacgttttacaaccttttggGACACTGCCTGGAGATGGAGCGCAAACCAGAGAAGGCGTTACAACTGTACAGGGCATCTGTCGAAGAGAAGCCTAGGAACAACGCGGCACACTGGCATATATATAGACTGAATCATGGCTACGAGATTTAG